A genomic region of Burkholderia humptydooensis contains the following coding sequences:
- a CDS encoding alanyl-tRNA editing protein, which yields MNRLFCQDDPDTLLLAGTVVDTRPGAVRLSQHPFYPGGGGQLPDLGTVQWEGGVETVTGFSEDEGGLWIELANGVEIVGHVQSSVDAAFRRSMRELHTDLHVLNALVYRDFDGALVTGVQMNADRTARIDFDLPDADNDRLRALEAELNDVVHRDLPVRTRYVPLADAQQESGLLRSRSVAPPPTADGLVRIVEIDGLDSQACGGTHLASTGGSSPVRILKIENKGRSNRRVRLGLEPR from the coding sequence ATGAATCGATTGTTCTGTCAAGACGACCCCGACACGCTGCTGCTGGCGGGCACGGTGGTCGACACGCGGCCGGGCGCGGTGCGCCTGTCTCAGCATCCGTTCTATCCGGGGGGCGGCGGCCAGTTGCCCGATCTCGGCACGGTCCAATGGGAAGGCGGCGTCGAGACCGTCACCGGTTTCAGCGAGGACGAAGGCGGGCTCTGGATCGAGCTCGCGAATGGCGTCGAGATCGTCGGTCACGTGCAGTCGAGCGTCGACGCCGCGTTCCGCCGCTCGATGCGCGAGCTGCACACCGATCTGCACGTGCTCAACGCGCTCGTCTATCGCGATTTCGACGGCGCGCTCGTGACGGGCGTTCAGATGAACGCCGACCGCACCGCGCGCATCGACTTCGATCTGCCCGACGCCGACAACGATCGCCTGCGCGCGCTGGAGGCCGAATTGAACGACGTCGTGCATCGCGATCTGCCGGTGCGCACGCGCTACGTGCCGCTCGCCGACGCGCAGCAGGAAAGCGGGCTCCTGCGCTCGCGCTCGGTCGCGCCGCCGCCGACGGCGGACGGGCTCGTGCGGATCGTCGAGATCGACGGCCTCGACAGCCAGGCGTGCGGCGGCACGCATCTCGCGTCGACGGGCGGTTCGAGTCCGGTCCGGATACTGAAGATCGAAAACAAGGGCCGCTCGAACCGCCGCGTGCGGCTCGGGCTGGAGCCGAGATGA
- a CDS encoding 1-aminocyclopropane-1-carboxylate deaminase: MNLQKFPRYPLTFGPTPIQPLKRLSAHLGGKVELYAKRDDCNSGLAFGGNKTRKLEYLIPDALAQGCDTLVSIGGIQSNQTRQVAAVAAHLGLKCVLVQENWVNYHDAVYDRVGNIQMSRMMGADVRLVPDGFDIGFRKSWEDALADVRARGGKPYAIPAGCSDHPLGGLGFVGFAEEVRAQEAELGFTFDYVVVCSVTGSTQAGMVVGFAADGRADRVIGIDASAKPAQTREQILRIAKNTADRIELGRDVTSGDVVLDERFGGPEYGLPNEGTLEAIRLCAKLEGVLTDPVYEGKSMHGMIEKVRLGEFPAGSKVLYAHLGGVPALNAYSFLFRDG; this comes from the coding sequence ATGAATCTCCAGAAATTCCCGCGTTATCCGCTGACCTTCGGCCCGACGCCGATCCAGCCGCTCAAGCGGCTCTCCGCGCATCTCGGCGGCAAGGTCGAGCTGTACGCGAAGCGCGACGACTGCAACAGCGGCCTCGCGTTCGGCGGCAACAAGACGCGCAAGCTCGAATACCTGATCCCCGACGCGCTCGCGCAAGGCTGCGACACGCTCGTGTCGATCGGCGGCATCCAGTCGAACCAGACGCGCCAGGTCGCGGCGGTCGCCGCGCATCTCGGGTTGAAGTGCGTGCTCGTGCAGGAGAACTGGGTCAACTACCACGACGCCGTCTACGATCGCGTCGGCAACATCCAGATGTCGCGGATGATGGGCGCCGACGTGCGCCTCGTGCCGGACGGCTTCGACATCGGCTTTCGCAAGAGCTGGGAGGACGCGCTCGCCGACGTCCGCGCAAGGGGCGGCAAGCCGTATGCGATTCCGGCCGGCTGCTCCGATCATCCGCTCGGCGGCCTCGGCTTCGTCGGCTTCGCCGAGGAAGTGCGCGCGCAGGAGGCCGAGCTCGGCTTCACGTTCGATTACGTCGTCGTGTGCTCGGTGACGGGCAGCACGCAGGCCGGGATGGTTGTCGGTTTCGCGGCGGACGGGCGCGCGGATCGCGTGATCGGCATCGACGCGTCGGCAAAGCCTGCGCAGACGCGCGAGCAGATCCTTCGGATCGCGAAGAATACCGCCGATCGCATCGAGCTCGGCCGCGACGTCACGAGCGGCGACGTCGTGCTCGACGAGCGCTTCGGCGGTCCCGAATACGGGCTGCCGAACGAAGGCACGCTCGAGGCGATCCGGCTGTGCGCGAAGCTCGAAGGCGTGCTGACCGATCCCGTCTACGAAGGCAAGTCGATGCACGGGATGATCGAGAAGGTGCGGCTCGGCGAGTTTCCCGCCGGCTCGAAGGTGCTGTATGCGCATCTCGGCGGCGTGCCCGCGCTGAACGCGTACAGCTTCCTGTTCCGCGACGGCTGA
- a CDS encoding FAD-linked oxidase C-terminal domain-containing protein → MRDVTNDEQRSGGWGAFPVGAPPDGDAPAAFATPETVGRCVDELRTVVGERLVVGRAVREQHGKDISFHPGAPPDAVAFVQSTAEVAAITRVCHRLRVPLIPFGTGTSCEGHIAALRGGVCIDLSGMNRILRVSTEDLDCTVEAGVTRKQLNAHLHDTGLFFPIDPGADASIGGMCSTRASGTNAVRYGTMRESVLALEVVLPNGDVTSVGSRARKSAAGYDLARLFVGAEGTLGTITGVTLRLHPRPDQVSAAVCGFADLKAAVDSVIAIIQSGVPIARVELLDAMQIAACNRYSKLSLQERPTLFFEFAGFGAAVDEQIGWVGEICAGHGGSEFRWASRPEERSALWAARHDVWWATLALRPGCEGMPTDSCVPVSRLAEAVLAARADVDALGLVATICGHVGDGNFHVCIVIDPADADELARATELNRRLALRAIALGGTCTGEHGVGYGKIGYLEREHSTSLQLMAAVKRALDPRGIMNPGKVLHHDRYPPFD, encoded by the coding sequence ATGCGCGACGTGACCAATGACGAACAGCGATCCGGCGGATGGGGGGCGTTTCCCGTGGGCGCGCCGCCCGACGGCGACGCCCCCGCTGCATTCGCGACGCCGGAGACGGTCGGGCGCTGCGTCGACGAGTTGCGCACGGTCGTCGGCGAGCGGCTAGTCGTCGGGCGCGCGGTGCGCGAGCAGCACGGCAAGGACATTTCGTTCCATCCGGGCGCGCCGCCCGACGCCGTCGCGTTCGTCCAGTCGACGGCCGAGGTCGCCGCGATCACGCGCGTGTGCCACCGGCTGCGCGTGCCGCTGATTCCGTTCGGCACCGGCACGTCGTGCGAGGGGCACATCGCCGCGCTGCGCGGCGGCGTGTGCATCGATCTGTCCGGCATGAACCGGATTCTGCGCGTGAGCACCGAGGATCTCGACTGCACGGTCGAGGCGGGCGTGACGCGCAAGCAGCTCAATGCGCATCTGCACGACACGGGGCTGTTCTTCCCGATCGATCCGGGCGCGGACGCGTCGATCGGCGGCATGTGCTCGACGCGCGCGTCCGGCACGAACGCGGTCCGCTACGGGACGATGCGCGAGAGCGTGCTCGCGCTCGAAGTCGTGCTGCCGAACGGCGACGTGACGTCGGTTGGCTCGCGTGCGCGCAAGTCGGCGGCGGGCTACGATCTCGCGCGCCTGTTCGTCGGCGCGGAAGGCACGCTCGGCACGATCACGGGCGTCACGCTGCGGCTGCATCCGCGGCCGGACCAGGTGTCGGCCGCGGTGTGCGGCTTTGCCGACCTGAAGGCCGCGGTCGACTCGGTGATCGCGATCATCCAGAGCGGCGTGCCGATCGCGCGCGTCGAACTGCTCGACGCGATGCAGATTGCCGCGTGCAACCGCTATTCGAAGCTGAGCCTTCAGGAGCGGCCGACGCTCTTTTTCGAGTTCGCGGGCTTCGGCGCCGCCGTCGACGAGCAGATCGGCTGGGTCGGCGAGATTTGCGCGGGCCACGGCGGCAGCGAATTCCGCTGGGCGTCGCGGCCGGAGGAGCGCAGCGCGCTGTGGGCGGCGCGGCACGACGTCTGGTGGGCGACGCTCGCGCTGCGACCCGGCTGCGAAGGGATGCCGACCGATTCGTGCGTGCCCGTGTCGCGGCTCGCGGAGGCGGTGCTCGCCGCGCGCGCGGACGTCGACGCGCTCGGCCTCGTCGCGACGATCTGCGGGCACGTCGGCGACGGCAATTTCCATGTTTGCATCGTGATCGATCCGGCCGACGCGGACGAGCTCGCGCGCGCGACGGAGCTGAACCGGCGGCTCGCGCTGCGCGCGATCGCGCTCGGCGGCACCTGCACGGGCGAGCACGGCGTCGGCTACGGGAAGATCGGCTATCTGGAGCGCGAGCATTCGACGTCGCTGCAGTTGATGGCGGCCGTCAAGCGGGCGCTCGATCCGAGGGGCATCATGAATCCGGGCAAGGTGCTGCACCACGACCGTTATCCGCCGTTCGACTGA
- a CDS encoding methyltransferase, whose product MQNVDRPTGSSLAGAAILLEIGSAYGVVDFIRHSKGFDVAALAERSGIDRPVIAEYVDAMREAGLLSLAKSGERDIYRPADDFPDVVNDVGYLSWALLACAPLILNAREFAADNALAQARHPRDGGLVARTSKWMGELSFYPQPERAILKLRPKKIVDLGSGSGGFLIRMLHQLDGARGVGVDLSATATEQAKQAAEANGFAGRLEFLHRPIQSLIDDPTPLKGADVVHAGFVMHDLLPAEERTLDALLETCREHASSGTVVIVDAVPLAPDQWERSFAAAFNHLHRNFMSRRLLSETEWREKFEKAGFGNVAVETLGHPGGRMILGSA is encoded by the coding sequence ATGCAAAACGTCGATCGTCCGACTGGTTCTTCGCTCGCAGGTGCCGCCATTCTGCTGGAGATCGGCTCCGCATACGGAGTCGTCGATTTCATCCGGCATTCGAAGGGTTTCGACGTGGCCGCGCTCGCCGAGCGCAGCGGAATCGACCGGCCGGTGATCGCCGAATATGTCGACGCGATGCGCGAGGCCGGGCTCCTGAGTCTCGCGAAATCGGGCGAGCGGGACATCTATCGGCCGGCCGACGATTTTCCCGACGTCGTCAACGACGTCGGCTACCTGTCGTGGGCGCTCCTCGCGTGCGCGCCGCTGATCCTCAATGCGCGCGAATTCGCCGCCGACAACGCGCTCGCGCAGGCGCGCCATCCGCGCGACGGCGGGCTCGTCGCGCGCACGTCGAAATGGATGGGCGAACTGTCGTTCTATCCGCAGCCCGAGCGCGCGATCCTGAAGCTGCGGCCGAAGAAGATCGTCGACCTGGGCTCCGGCTCGGGCGGCTTCCTGATCCGGATGCTGCATCAGCTCGACGGCGCGCGCGGCGTCGGCGTCGATCTCAGCGCGACGGCGACCGAGCAGGCGAAGCAGGCGGCCGAAGCGAACGGCTTCGCCGGGCGGCTCGAATTCCTGCATCGGCCGATCCAGTCGCTGATCGACGATCCGACGCCGCTCAAGGGCGCGGACGTCGTGCACGCGGGCTTCGTGATGCACGACCTGCTGCCCGCCGAGGAGCGCACGCTCGACGCGCTGCTCGAAACGTGCCGCGAGCACGCGTCGAGCGGCACCGTCGTGATCGTCGACGCGGTGCCGCTCGCGCCGGACCAATGGGAGCGTTCGTTCGCCGCGGCCTTCAATCACCTGCACCGCAACTTCATGTCGCGCCGGCTGCTGAGCGAGACCGAGTGGCGGGAGAAGTTCGAGAAGGCGGGTTTCGGAAACGTCGCCGTAGAAACGCTCGGCCACCCCGGTGGCCGGATGATTCTGGGGAGCGCTTAG
- a CDS encoding DMT family transporter yields MTQRLFAAVWRRPVWLLWVPPAFWAGNVVLGRAFSTSFPPVSLAVGRWLVALVALAPFVWRDVLRERQLLLRHWKLIWACGALGIAGYNALAYVALRSVPAASVAFLNSTLPLMVPLAAALLGVERITSRAIAGIVVSFGGVAWIVARGHWEDLVALRFDHGELIVILATANYAIYSVLLRRKPAAISPLAFLTATMATGLAVLAPFWVLELAGGARIPFDPKSIGAVLYIGVFASLIAFILWGHCVQVLGATVTGVSFHLVALFTAVLAAMTLGEPVHSYHLVGIALILFGFFVATRSAPGVRSAPNARSL; encoded by the coding sequence ATGACGCAGCGCCTCTTCGCCGCGGTGTGGCGGCGGCCGGTGTGGCTGCTGTGGGTGCCGCCCGCGTTCTGGGCCGGCAACGTCGTGCTCGGCCGCGCGTTCAGCACGAGCTTTCCGCCCGTCTCGCTCGCGGTCGGCCGCTGGCTCGTCGCGCTCGTCGCGCTCGCGCCGTTCGTGTGGCGCGACGTGCTCCGCGAGCGGCAACTGCTGCTTCGGCACTGGAAGCTGATCTGGGCGTGCGGCGCGCTCGGGATCGCCGGCTACAACGCGCTCGCGTACGTCGCGCTGCGCTCGGTGCCGGCCGCGAGCGTCGCGTTCCTGAACTCGACGCTGCCGCTGATGGTGCCGCTCGCCGCGGCGCTCCTCGGCGTCGAGCGGATCACGTCGCGCGCGATCGCCGGCATCGTCGTGTCGTTCGGCGGCGTCGCGTGGATCGTCGCGCGCGGCCATTGGGAAGATCTCGTCGCGCTGCGCTTCGATCACGGCGAGCTCATCGTGATCCTCGCGACGGCCAACTACGCGATCTATTCGGTGCTGCTGCGGCGCAAGCCCGCGGCGATCAGCCCGCTCGCGTTCCTGACCGCGACGATGGCCACCGGGCTCGCGGTGCTCGCGCCGTTCTGGGTGCTGGAGCTCGCTGGCGGCGCGCGCATTCCGTTCGATCCGAAATCGATCGGCGCGGTGCTCTATATCGGCGTGTTCGCGTCGCTGATCGCATTCATCCTGTGGGGCCATTGCGTGCAGGTGCTCGGCGCGACGGTGACGGGCGTGTCGTTCCATCTCGTCGCGCTGTTCACCGCGGTGCTCGCCGCGATGACGCTCGGCGAGCCGGTCCATTCGTATCACCTCGTCGGCATCGCGCTGATCCTGTTCGGCTTCTTCGTCGCGACCCGCTCGGCGCCGGGCGTTCGCTCCGCCCCGAACGCACGTTCGCTGTGA
- the ileS gene encoding isoleucine--tRNA ligase, with amino-acid sequence MSEYKETLNLLQTPFPMKGDLPRREPALVERWATQRVYARMRAAAAGRPPFVLHDGPPYANGDIHIGHAVNKVLKDIVLKSRFHAGYDAQWIPGWDCHGMPIEHRIEQQNGCGLPAETVQRLCREYAFEQTERQQRDFLRLGLLGDWPHAFRTMDFRTEANELRFLERIRGRGLLYRGQKPVNWCVDCQSALAEAELEYAQKTSIAIHAGLRVRDPVDFASRFRCHPVADKPAMLVVWTTTPWTLPGNAAAGVRADAPYGLYDTPEALFVVAQPLGDALFASLGIGYELCALAQGRDLVGLALGQPFFAGRDVPVVAAEFVTLDAGTGIVHLAPAHGAEDAELCRRLGMTGENVVDGAGRFVADLPEIGGLALDEGVARIVAKLRSDGALVRETAFEHAYPHCWRHKTPILFRSTPQWFIGMDIGAGGGAEEAEEAEQSGPARTLRETARDAIADVPFYPPSARQRMEAMIDGRPDWCVSRQRTWGVPLPYFVRRSDRSLHPQTARLVEEVAARVERDGIAAWTRLRPAELGVDENEYEKLSDTLDVWFDSGSIHATVYRDAARPDAGGYPADLYLEGADQHRGWFGSSLMTGCAADGRAPFRAILTHGFVVDGAGRKMSKSLGNTVSPQQIASTRGADILRLWIASTDYAAEMSISDEILERVVETYRRIRNTLRFLLQNVADFDPDDDSVSAERLLDVDRYALARCREFVDACRSAYARYDFLAVTRLAHGYCAEELGGFYLDALKDRLYASVADGVERRSAQTALRSVLANLLISIAPILSFTAEEAWAVLAGGEGERDSVFLQTWDEHAPPPLDDRAVLARWAHVRALRPHVTKALEEARGAALIGRSTEADIVIRAPRDVLDALAPLRGELAAVFIVAGVTLATADEIAVAVARTSLARCGRCWRHEPTVDAHAGDDALCERCRHALSRRVLAC; translated from the coding sequence ATGTCCGAATACAAGGAAACGCTGAACCTGTTGCAGACGCCTTTTCCGATGAAGGGCGACCTGCCGCGCCGCGAGCCCGCGCTCGTCGAGCGCTGGGCGACTCAGCGCGTCTACGCGCGGATGCGCGCGGCGGCGGCGGGGCGGCCGCCGTTCGTGCTGCACGACGGGCCGCCGTATGCGAACGGCGACATCCACATCGGGCACGCGGTCAACAAGGTGCTGAAGGACATCGTGCTGAAGAGCCGCTTTCACGCGGGCTACGACGCGCAATGGATTCCCGGCTGGGACTGCCACGGGATGCCGATCGAGCACCGGATCGAGCAGCAGAACGGCTGCGGCCTGCCGGCGGAAACCGTGCAGCGGCTCTGCCGCGAATACGCGTTCGAGCAGACCGAGCGGCAGCAGCGCGATTTCCTGCGGCTCGGCCTGCTCGGCGATTGGCCGCACGCGTTTCGGACGATGGACTTCCGCACCGAGGCGAACGAGCTGCGCTTTCTCGAGCGCATACGCGGGCGCGGGCTGCTGTATCGCGGGCAGAAGCCGGTGAACTGGTGCGTCGATTGCCAGTCGGCGCTCGCGGAGGCCGAGCTCGAATACGCGCAGAAGACCTCGATCGCGATTCACGCCGGGCTGCGCGTGCGCGATCCGGTCGATTTCGCATCGCGCTTTCGCTGCCATCCGGTCGCGGACAAGCCGGCGATGCTCGTCGTGTGGACGACCACGCCGTGGACGCTCCCCGGCAACGCGGCGGCCGGCGTGCGCGCCGATGCGCCTTACGGGCTGTACGACACGCCCGAGGCGCTCTTCGTCGTCGCGCAGCCGTTGGGCGACGCGCTGTTCGCGTCGCTCGGCATCGGTTACGAGCTGTGCGCGCTCGCGCAGGGGCGCGATCTCGTCGGCCTCGCGCTCGGGCAGCCGTTCTTCGCCGGGCGCGACGTGCCTGTCGTCGCGGCCGAGTTCGTCACGCTCGACGCGGGCACGGGCATCGTCCATCTCGCGCCCGCGCACGGCGCCGAGGACGCCGAGCTGTGCCGCCGGCTCGGCATGACGGGCGAGAACGTCGTGGACGGCGCGGGCCGGTTCGTCGCCGATCTGCCCGAGATCGGCGGACTGGCGCTCGACGAAGGCGTCGCGCGCATCGTCGCGAAGCTGCGCTCGGACGGCGCGCTCGTGCGCGAGACGGCGTTCGAGCACGCGTATCCGCACTGCTGGCGGCACAAGACGCCGATCCTGTTCCGCTCGACGCCGCAATGGTTCATCGGCATGGACATCGGGGCCGGAGGGGGCGCGGAGGAAGCGGAGGAAGCGGAGCAATCGGGGCCTGCCAGGACGCTGCGCGAGACCGCGCGCGACGCGATCGCCGACGTGCCGTTCTATCCGCCGTCCGCGCGGCAGCGGATGGAGGCGATGATCGACGGCCGGCCCGACTGGTGCGTGTCGCGGCAGCGGACCTGGGGCGTGCCGCTGCCGTACTTCGTCAGGCGCAGCGACCGGTCGCTGCACCCGCAGACCGCGCGGCTCGTCGAGGAAGTGGCCGCGCGCGTCGAGCGCGACGGCATCGCCGCATGGACGCGGCTGCGGCCGGCCGAGCTCGGCGTCGACGAGAACGAATACGAAAAACTGTCCGACACGCTCGACGTCTGGTTCGACTCCGGTTCGATCCACGCCACCGTCTATCGCGACGCGGCGCGCCCGGACGCGGGCGGCTATCCGGCGGACCTGTATCTGGAAGGCGCGGACCAGCATCGCGGCTGGTTCGGCTCGTCGCTGATGACGGGGTGCGCGGCGGACGGCCGCGCGCCGTTCCGCGCGATCCTCACGCACGGCTTCGTCGTCGACGGCGCGGGGCGCAAGATGAGCAAGTCGCTCGGCAACACGGTGAGCCCGCAGCAGATCGCGAGCACGCGCGGCGCGGACATCCTGCGCCTGTGGATCGCGAGCACCGACTACGCGGCCGAGATGTCGATCTCCGACGAGATCCTCGAGCGCGTCGTGGAGACGTACCGGCGCATCCGCAACACGTTGCGCTTCCTGCTGCAGAACGTCGCCGATTTCGATCCGGACGACGACTCGGTTTCCGCCGAGCGTCTCCTCGACGTCGACCGTTACGCGCTCGCGCGCTGCCGCGAGTTCGTCGACGCGTGCCGCAGCGCGTATGCGCGCTACGACTTCCTCGCGGTGACGCGGCTCGCGCACGGCTATTGCGCGGAAGAGCTCGGCGGCTTCTATCTCGATGCGCTGAAGGACCGGCTGTATGCGAGCGTCGCCGACGGCGTCGAGCGGCGCTCCGCGCAGACCGCGCTGCGCAGCGTGCTCGCGAACCTGCTGATCTCGATCGCGCCGATCCTGAGCTTCACGGCCGAGGAGGCGTGGGCGGTGCTCGCGGGCGGCGAGGGCGAGCGCGACAGCGTGTTCCTGCAGACGTGGGACGAGCACGCGCCGCCGCCGCTCGACGATCGCGCGGTGCTCGCGCGCTGGGCGCACGTGCGCGCGCTGCGGCCGCACGTGACGAAGGCGCTCGAGGAGGCGCGCGGCGCGGCGCTCATCGGGCGCTCGACCGAGGCGGACATCGTCATTCGCGCGCCGCGCGACGTGCTCGACGCGCTGGCGCCGCTGCGCGGCGAACTGGCCGCGGTCTTCATCGTCGCGGGCGTGACGCTCGCGACGGCCGACGAGATTGCGGTGGCGGTCGCGCGCACAAGTCTCGCGCGCTGCGGGCGCTGCTGGCGGCACGAGCCGACGGTCGACGCGCACGCGGGCGACGACGCGCTTTGCGAACGCTGCCGGCACGCGTTGTCGCGGCGGGTGCTCGCCTGTTAG
- a CDS encoding Lrp/AsnC family transcriptional regulator: MGATKKSTPKAAAQPAGADIDRVDRAILRVLQRDASISNVALAAKVNLSPPACLRRVERLKEMGLIRGIVALLEPKALNAGMLVMIGVVLDRSTPDSFDAFEQAAQKVSGCMECHVVTGEFDYVMLIRTRDSDTFNRLHAEQLLYLPGVRQIRTFVVLKEILSTTSFPI, translated from the coding sequence ATGGGCGCAACAAAAAAATCCACGCCGAAGGCCGCCGCCCAACCGGCGGGCGCGGACATCGACCGCGTCGATCGCGCGATCCTGCGCGTGCTGCAGCGCGACGCGTCGATCTCGAACGTCGCGCTCGCCGCGAAGGTGAACCTGAGCCCGCCCGCGTGCCTGCGCCGCGTCGAGCGTCTGAAGGAAATGGGGCTGATCCGCGGGATCGTCGCGCTGCTCGAGCCGAAGGCGCTGAACGCGGGGATGCTCGTGATGATCGGCGTCGTGCTCGACCGCTCGACGCCCGATTCGTTCGACGCATTCGAGCAAGCCGCGCAGAAGGTGTCCGGCTGCATGGAGTGCCACGTCGTGACGGGCGAGTTCGATTACGTCATGCTGATTCGCACGCGCGACAGCGACACGTTCAACCGGCTGCACGCCGAGCAGTTGCTGTATCTGCCCGGCGTGCGACAGATCCGCACGTTCGTCGTGCTCAAGGAGATTCTGTCGACGACGAGTTTTCCGATTTGA
- a CDS encoding AraC family transcriptional regulator — MAKLDHRNQSRYWHSPGISGIDLLLADFTTHDYAPHVHDSLVIAVTEVGGSVFKSRGQTRLAEPDAVLVFNPCEPHSGRMGGSSRWRYRSFYLAEAGLSRVLTLLGMEQPRFFTSNVLNDPQLVEQFLTLHRAMDEQDDLLLQQELLVSSFGTLFSRHGLQAGLGFGAKADLPILKPALDLMNDSFDHALTLEQIAAAANLTSFQLITAFNRVIGLTPHAYLNQLRLRAALRELQAGRSLADAALTSGFYDQSALCNHFKRTFGMTPMQYTRALAPGKRAAAPIGI, encoded by the coding sequence GTGGCCAAGCTAGACCATCGCAACCAGTCGCGTTACTGGCACTCACCCGGCATTTCCGGGATCGATCTGCTGCTCGCCGACTTCACCACGCACGACTACGCGCCGCACGTGCACGATTCGCTCGTGATCGCCGTCACGGAGGTCGGCGGCTCCGTGTTCAAGAGCCGTGGGCAAACGCGGCTCGCCGAGCCGGACGCCGTGCTCGTGTTCAACCCGTGCGAGCCGCACTCGGGGCGCATGGGCGGCAGCAGCCGCTGGCGCTATCGGTCGTTCTACCTCGCGGAGGCCGGCCTGTCCCGCGTGCTGACGCTGCTCGGCATGGAGCAGCCGCGTTTCTTCACATCGAACGTGCTCAACGATCCTCAGCTCGTCGAGCAGTTCCTGACCCTGCACCGCGCGATGGACGAACAGGACGATCTGCTGCTGCAGCAGGAACTGCTCGTCAGCAGCTTCGGCACGCTGTTCTCGCGGCACGGGCTCCAGGCCGGGCTCGGCTTCGGCGCGAAGGCGGACCTGCCGATCCTGAAGCCCGCGCTCGATCTGATGAACGACAGCTTCGACCATGCGCTCACCCTCGAGCAGATCGCGGCGGCGGCGAACCTGACGTCGTTCCAACTGATCACCGCGTTCAATCGCGTGATCGGCCTCACGCCGCATGCGTACCTGAACCAGTTGCGGCTGCGCGCGGCGCTGCGCGAGCTGCAGGCGGGCCGCTCGCTCGCCGACGCCGCGCTGACGTCGGGCTTCTACGATCAAAGCGCGCTCTGCAACCACTTCAAGCGCACGTTCGGGATGACGCCGATGCAATACACGCGCGCGCTCGCACCCGGCAAGCGCGCGGCCGCGCCGATCGGGATTTGA
- a CDS encoding DUF1330 domain-containing protein: protein MTAYLLGRMAISDPSKYARYKALTPDIIARFGGRFLTRGGDKLTLEGPADERRIVLVEFADADAAARFYHSADYQHAKSLREGAADMQLMIVGGFEQK from the coding sequence ATGACGGCATATCTGCTGGGCAGGATGGCGATCAGCGACCCGTCGAAGTACGCGCGTTACAAGGCGCTGACGCCCGACATCATCGCGCGCTTCGGCGGCCGGTTCCTGACGCGCGGCGGCGACAAGCTGACGCTCGAAGGGCCCGCCGACGAGCGCCGGATCGTGCTCGTCGAGTTCGCGGATGCGGACGCGGCGGCGCGCTTCTATCACTCGGCCGATTACCAGCATGCGAAGTCGCTGCGCGAAGGGGCGGCCGACATGCAGTTGATGATCGTCGGCGGCTTCGAGCAGAAATGA